The Spiribacter roseus genome includes the window CAGAACACACCGATGCTGATGATAAACGCCGCCGCGGTCGGGGTGATGCCAAACCAGATGATGGCGAACGGGATCCAGGCGAGTGGCGGGATCGGGCGCAGCAGCCGCGCCAGCCAGGCATGCACCGCATCAAAGGCGGGGAACATCGCCGCACTCATGCCCACCGCAATGCCCAGGCTCGAGCCCAGCAGCAGACCAATCCCGTAGTGCTGCAGGCTCGAGACCACCATGGTCTGCCAGATGCCGTCACGGATCTCCTGGGCGAGCACGCCGGGGATCGCTGAGGGCAGCGGCACCAGAGTATTCGGGAGCAGTCCCAGCCGCAGGATGCCCTCCCACAGCAGCAGGAACCCGGCGAGTCCCGCCGCGCTCGCGACCAGCCGCCTGCCACGGGGTCCGGCGTCAATCACCGTCGGTCGCCGCCTCGTAGAGCGTGTCGTTGAAAAGCGCCGAAAGATCGACCGGCTTGACCAGGCTGCCCTGGCGGATCTGGAAGTCATGCATCCGGCGGGTGCCCTCGCGGATGGCGGCCGGATCGGCGACGTAGTTGGACGCCGGCGACTGCAGGGCGCGCTCAACGGTGGCCAGCGGGATCAGGCGCTTGCCCACGAACTCGCGCACGTAGGGC containing:
- a CDS encoding ABC transporter permease produces the protein MIDAGPRGRRLVASAAGLAGFLLLWEGILRLGLLPNTLVPLPSAIPGVLAQEIRDGIWQTMVVSSLQHYGIGLLLGSSLGIAVGMSAAMFPAFDAVHAWLARLLRPIPPLAWIPFAIIWFGITPTAAAFIISIGVFWINYFASYSAVDAIDPGYQELAAAFGQNQPLVRLRKITLPAAAPGILGGLRAGLGQGWMTVVAAELFGITGIGQRMMEASSLLATDIVVVYMLTIAGLYALVDAVFVMLQRRILQWQY